The genomic DNA GGCAGTTTATATTTACTATCCATAACCTCGCCATTTAGCACACTTGTATCTTTAAGATAAACATACGCATAAGTTGCATACGAAGTCGCATCAATCGCAAAATAAATTTGATCTTTGATCTGCTCTTGTAAATTCCGATCTTCAAGCAACATCTCTTCTATACTATCTTGAGAAAGCTTTAAAACGGCGATAATCTCTTTCATATAGCTATCAATGATATTACTTACCCTTGCAGCAACATTAGCGATGAGTTTTTGAGACTCTTTTTCTTGAATTTTTGCTGAGCTGTTTGTTAAAAGTATGGTCATTACGATCATACAAAAGGCAAAAACTGCAACAATACAGGCACTTGCTTTTGTGCCTAAACTCATTTGGTTTAAGAACTTCATTATTTCTATCCTTATTTTAAGTAGTGTAAAAACTCTTCAACAAAGCTTTATAAGTTTTCATTCTATCTTAAAAAGGTGTCGCAGTGTAAAATACAAAAAAAAAAAAAAACGGAAAATTCAAATTTAATGTTACTTTTTTTTACATTGTAAGATATTTTTAACAAAAAATTATAAATTTTATACTTAAAAATATCTTAATTAATATGAAAATTATCGGCTATTAAAAGATCAACAAATCAAAAAAATATTTTACAATACAAGCTCAAATTAATATTTTAAGATAATATAGCAATTTTAAAAGAGCAAAACCAAAAAATTCCAAAAAAATTTGATATAATGTGTATTTTAAGAATAAAAATAAATTAAAGTCAAAAAATGAAAATAGCTCTAGAATGCAAAGATATTATCCTTGAAAATGCCTTAAGACTCTTTTTAAGAGAATATTTGGTGATGAAAAAGGATTGCGATTTTTTGGTGTGTGATGAAAAAAGCAATGAACTCAAGCCACAATTCATCATCGCCAAGTCCTCAAGCCAACTTAGCGTGCCTTTTAGCAAGGAACAGCTTTTAAATGCCTTACTTGAATTTCATACCGCACTTTGCGAGCTTGCTGAAAAAAAAGCTTTGGAGAAGAAAAAAGCTCTAGAAGAAAAGATAGAGCATATCGCAAGTGAGTTTAGAAAGAGTTATCAAAACGAGATTGACAGGGCTATTGACGCCTTAAAAACTAAGCTTCTTAGCGCCCTTGATGAATAAAAACGCGTCTAATAAAAAACTTTTTACCCTCATACAAAGTGGTAAATTTAAAGGCAAAAAGCTCATTTTACCAAGTTTAAAGACAACAAGAAGCACAAAAAGTATAGTCAAAGACTGCGTTTTCAATGTCTTGCAAAATCAACTCAACAATAGAATTTTCATAGAAGCTTTTGGTGGAAGCGCTGTAATGGCTGCGAGCGCTTTAAGCCATTATGCTTTAAAAGCTTATGCTATAGAAAAAGACGCTAAAGCTTATGAGATAGCTCTTTTAAACGCAAAGAGTATTGATGAAAATACGCTTTTTGTGCATAAAGCAGATAGCTTTGTATTTTTGCCACACTTGCTTGAAACGCTTCAAGATGAAGTTATCATTTATCTTGATCCGCCTTTTGATATACGAGCTGGTTTTGAGGATATTTATGAAAAAATTATCAATTTGATCTTAAATTTGCATAGTAAAAATATAGTTTATATCATCATCGAACACCACTGCAAAATATTATTTGATAAAAATTTAGGTGAATTCAAGCAAATCAAACATAAAAAATTTGGCAACACAAGTTTGAGTTTTTATGCTCATAAAAGTTTAGCTTCTCTTTGAGTGTCCTGAGAACAAAGTGTGATAATATCATCTTTTGAAAGTTCTTCAAGGCGAATTTTTTGTCCATCTTTTTGGATACTTACAAGATCTTTGCTCTTTTGGAAAAAAGCTTCGTGCTGCAAAAAAGCGTTGTTTAAACTCATAAGTTTGAGTTTAAAATGCTCGAGTTTGTTGCGTATAAGCGAGTTGAGTTGTTTTTGTAAAAACTCGATTTGTTTGATCTTGTCCTCGATGATGGTGTGCAAAGATTTGGCTTTAAAAAGCCTTTCAAGACTCAGCAAAGAAAAATCCGCATTATGAATTTTGTTTTTCAAACAAGTTTTAAGAGCAAACTCAAGCTCATCAAGCTTTTGCTCAAGTTCATTTTTACTCATAAAAATAAGATCAATCGCTGCACTTGGTGTTGGAGCCCTAAAATCAGCCACAAAATCACTAATCACATAATCAATCTCGTGTCCAATAGCCGATATAATAGGTGTTTTAGCGTGAAAAATCGCTCTTGCTAAACCCTCATCGTTAAAACAAAACAAGTCCTCCCTACTTCCACCACCCCTTGCAATAATGATGAGATCAAAACCATACTCATCAGCCCTTTGCAAAGCTCTTATGAGAGAATTTGGCGCAATACTTCCTTGAGTAAGGGCATTGAAAATATAAATTTGGGCTAAAAAATAGCCTTTTTGGTTGATAAGCTTAAGCATATCTTGCAAAGCAGCAGAGGTTAAGGAAGTGATAAGGGCGATTTTTGAGGGAAAATTTGGCAAGGGTTTTTTGTGGATTATTTCAAACAACCCTTCTTTTTCAAGCTTTTCTTTAAGAGCTAAAAACTGCGCTTCTAAATCACCAAAGCCTGAATTTTTCATATCCTTAGCGATAAACTGATACCGCCCACTTTCAGCATATAAGCTCACAAAGCCATTTAATTCTAAAAAATCCCCTACTTTTGGCTTAAAATCAAGCCTTGAATTAAAGCCTTTAAACATAGCGCAGGCTATACTTGATTTTTCATCTTTTAAGTCAAAATACCAATGCCCTGAACCATGAAAAGTGATCTTAGAGACTTCTCCACTAAGGCTAATATTCTCAAAATGCGCCTCAAGCAAGCTTTTTGCTTTAAGGTTAAGCTCGCTGACTTTCATTTTTCTTTTATGGCAACAAACATTGAACTTATACCAAAACTCAAACTTTCATAATACATCATCTTAAAACCAGCTTCTTCAAGCTCTTTAATCAGCTCTTCCTTGCTTAAAAACGCATCAATTGAATGGGGAAGGTATTCATAGGCTTGAGAATTTTTGCTGATGAATGAACCAATTTTTGGCAGTATGTATTTAAGATAAAAATCCCTTATCCAAGCGACAAGCCCACCTTTTTCTCTTTTTGTAAATTCTAAAATCAACAAAATCCCACCCTTATCAAGCACTCTAAAAAACTCTTTTAAAGCCTCTTTTCTTTGCACGACATTGCGAATTCCATAACTTATACTGATAATATTTGCGCTTTTATCTTTAAGGGGAAGTTCTTGGGCTTTTGCCTCGATAAATTCAAGTTTTGAAAAGCGTTTCTTAGCAATCTTAAGCATTGAAGTGCTTGGATCTATACCGATGAGAGAAGAGATGGATTTGTGTAACTCTTTAGCCTTTGCCTGCCAAATTTCAAGCATATCGCCTGTTCCGCACGCCACATCAACGATTTTAAGTTTTTTATGCTCATCAAAGCATTTAAGCACTCTTTCACAAGCCTTTTTTCGCCAGCTTATATCTACTCCAAAACTTAAAATTCTATTTGCTTTGTCATAACTTGGAGCAATTTGGTTAAACATTTCTACGATTTGTTCTTGTTTTTGCATACGCTTTCCTAAAATTTAGCGTTGGCGGCATTTAGAGCAACCATCAACCCTTGCACTTATGCTTAAATGATCGATTAAATTGCCTATCTTTTTTTCTATCTCTTCTTGATAAAGGGCTAAATTTGTGTCTTTGAAATTAAGATCATCTATATGACCACACCTTGAGCAAACAAGGTGAATGTGTGGCTCTTCGTATATATCATAATACGTTTTTTGATTAGGCACATTGACTTCAACAACCAAACCTTGTTCTTGTAAGGTATTGAGATTTTTATACACGGTGGCAAGTGAGATTGATGGGTATTCTTCGCGCACTTGCTTATAAAGTTCGTCTATATTTGGGTGTTCGTGGCGTTTAAGGATTTTAAGCACGCAAAGCCTTTGTGGAGTAGCTTTTAAATCGTGATTTTTTAAGAGTTGCACAAGTTCCATAAACGACCTTTTTTGTAATTTTATTTATTGTGTAATAATACAAAAAAAAGTTTAAAATAAGTTTATACTAAAGGATATTTTTTATTATTTAAGAATTTACAAACTTTGTTTATATATACTTAAATTTATTTCAAGGCTGTGCGTATCGTTTTATCTGCAAGGCTAAACTTTGTGTATCTAAGCCTAAACTTTGCTCAACCTCATTTGTTTGTCCGTGGGTG from Campylobacter sp. MIT 12-8780 includes the following:
- the ubiE gene encoding bifunctional demethylmenaquinone methyltransferase/2-methoxy-6-polyprenyl-1,4-benzoquinol methylase UbiE; translation: MQKQEQIVEMFNQIAPSYDKANRILSFGVDISWRKKACERVLKCFDEHKKLKIVDVACGTGDMLEIWQAKAKELHKSISSLIGIDPSTSMLKIAKKRFSKLEFIEAKAQELPLKDKSANIISISYGIRNVVQRKEALKEFFRVLDKGGILLILEFTKREKGGLVAWIRDFYLKYILPKIGSFISKNSQAYEYLPHSIDAFLSKEELIKELEEAGFKMMYYESLSFGISSMFVAIKEK
- a CDS encoding RsmD family RNA methyltransferase gives rise to the protein MNKNASNKKLFTLIQSGKFKGKKLILPSLKTTRSTKSIVKDCVFNVLQNQLNNRIFIEAFGGSAVMAASALSHYALKAYAIEKDAKAYEIALLNAKSIDENTLFVHKADSFVFLPHLLETLQDEVIIYLDPPFDIRAGFEDIYEKIINLILNLHSKNIVYIIIEHHCKILFDKNLGEFKQIKHKKFGNTSLSFYAHKSLASL
- the perR gene encoding peroxide-responsive transcriptional repressor PerR, producing MELVQLLKNHDLKATPQRLCVLKILKRHEHPNIDELYKQVREEYPSISLATVYKNLNTLQEQGLVVEVNVPNQKTYYDIYEEPHIHLVCSRCGHIDDLNFKDTNLALYQEEIEKKIGNLIDHLSISARVDGCSKCRQR
- the xseA gene encoding exodeoxyribonuclease VII large subunit; its protein translation is MKVSELNLKAKSLLEAHFENISLSGEVSKITFHGSGHWYFDLKDEKSSIACAMFKGFNSRLDFKPKVGDFLELNGFVSLYAESGRYQFIAKDMKNSGFGDLEAQFLALKEKLEKEGLFEIIHKKPLPNFPSKIALITSLTSAALQDMLKLINQKGYFLAQIYIFNALTQGSIAPNSLIRALQRADEYGFDLIIIARGGGSREDLFCFNDEGLARAIFHAKTPIISAIGHEIDYVISDFVADFRAPTPSAAIDLIFMSKNELEQKLDELEFALKTCLKNKIHNADFSLLSLERLFKAKSLHTIIEDKIKQIEFLQKQLNSLIRNKLEHFKLKLMSLNNAFLQHEAFFQKSKDLVSIQKDGQKIRLEELSKDDIITLCSQDTQREAKLL
- a CDS encoding ornithine carbamoyltransferase, which produces MKIALECKDIILENALRLFLREYLVMKKDCDFLVCDEKSNELKPQFIIAKSSSQLSVPFSKEQLLNALLEFHTALCELAEKKALEKKKALEEKIEHIASEFRKSYQNEIDRAIDALKTKLLSALDE